A stretch of DNA from Anaerobacillus isosaccharinicus:
TTTAACGATAAAGGATTAGGGTTTTATGAGGTTACTGATTACTTAGCTGGTCCTGGTATGCATCAACCTAGTACATTATTCTATATCGGTATTAACAAAGACGCTTGGAATGCTTTACCAGCTGATTTACAAGTTTTAGCTGAAACGGCTGCAAGAGCAACTACATTATGGAGCTGGACACATGACTTTGATCAAAGTATGAAAGCAGTTGACTATTTTGAAGAAAAAGGCATTAAGCAAGTTAGAGTTGACGAGTCTGTTCAATTAAAGCTTCAAAAAGATACATGGGAGTTACTAGATAAAAGATCAGCTGATGAAGGTGGCGTATTTGCGGATATTTGGGCATCTATGAAGGATTACCGTGCTAAGTTTATTGATTACGAGGATTTAATGGTACCTGTACGTGGTTCTAAACAATAATTTTGTAGCAATGCTGCAATAGTGGATAAAAGGCGTAATACCCTTTGATACCTAACTCTAAAACAAAATGTTATTGCCTGTTTTAGAGTTAGGTTTATTGCTACTATAGCTATTCACAATGTTCATAAAGGAGGGATAAATATTGAAGCCGTTATTACAAGTTTTTAGCTATATCGATAGATTTCATGAGTTTGTTGCAAAGATGACAGCTTGGCTCATCATAGTATTAATCTTTACGATGACTTTTGAAGTAGGCTCGCGCTATTTGTTTAGTAACCCAACAATATGGAGCTATGATTTAAGCTATTTTTTATCTAGTTTATTTTTAATGTTTGGTATGGCTTATACATTGAGTGTAAAGGGACATGTAAATATTGATATTTTTTATGCGCGTTTTACACCACGTGTGAAAGCAGGCTTTGATATCGCTTTTGCATTATTACTTTTTTTCCCATTGTGGTTTTTGATTATTAAACTAATGATCCCGCATTTTCAATTTTCT
This window harbors:
- a CDS encoding TRAP transporter small permease subunit, which codes for MKPLLQVFSYIDRFHEFVAKMTAWLIIVLIFTMTFEVGSRYLFSNPTIWSYDLSYFLSSLFLMFGMAYTLSVKGHVNIDIFYARFTPRVKAGFDIAFALLLFFPLWFLIIKLMIPHFQFSFNMNERSSFGSWFPIIWPFKLWILFGLIMLLVQGIVEFLRDVLWLIKGGERP